A single Alcanivorax borkumensis SK2 DNA region contains:
- a CDS encoding non-ribosomal peptide synthetase has translation MSLDKAALARRFMALDETKQAVFLQKLGEKGIPFERLPIVAGNRPGRIPLAPAQQRLWTIHQLEPANTAYHLSAAFELNGPLDVPRLLRAMDAVVRRHESLRTRFVEEDGEGYQRIVADTLTVEQRDARALDDGDRQTLADEHASRLFVLGSDSPLRVQLLQLSEQCWRLQLVMHHLVSDGWSMDVFFADLARAYLSDSPLPALAIQYADYALWQKAWLDAGERDRQLSYWREQLGHDQQERAQPPLLIAHDRAPAQTALRSAASVQWSVPAHLQGPLQALARDNDTTLFTVVLAAWQWALASVSGRRDIPVGVPVANRERAEVDALVGFFVNTLVLRGKPRAAFTVNQWVTQLHQTMLDAQAHQALPFDQLVAFLAPQREPGETPLFQVLFNYQRRDTKARNLSDNVTIVPLAQGVPHALFDLALDAHEGEGGALLLTLTYAADRFHSETVERLKQAMNQVLTAFSQGQHTLGSISVAESDVSRLQEWGQGEGEWQATSFVSLFSQQAAERGDAIALVHGGTRVSFAELDARSNQLARYLMGQGVKADQVVGVSFERGVTMVEAFIAVMKAGGAFLPLDPGYPKDRLHYMLKDSGARLLLTSSALIGVLPEVATVAPVAVDRLSLNDFPANALNNEPHPDQLAYVIYTSGSTGKPKGVSLTHAGLSMHVQTIGKRYGMTPDDVELQFASISFDGAVERWTVPLAFGSRVVIRDQQLWSAQQTCDALQKEGVTIACIPPSYMGPLLDWIEQEKPPLNVRSWTLGGEAFTRETFERMQQVLKPQRILNGYGPTETVVTPMLWAAYEGDTLSSAYAPIGHAVGPRKLYVLDQDLNRVPVGVAGELYIGNEVGLARGYHQRPDLTAERFLPDPFGEPGERMYRTGDLVKYRDDGVMEYLGRVDQQVKIRGFRIELGEIESQLLGHEQIREAVVVAQPSPTGDRLVGYIVMRNAAHSVPGEHEPQTILAALSESLPDYMVPSQLITLEAMPLTPAGKVDRKALPVAQWHTASEGAPPQTDNEKVLADIWQSLLGRKGVSRDDNFFALGGDSILALQVVSRARQQGLALTPKDLFEHPRLHDLAACAVNAEASIISQQPLQGELGLLPIQQHFFSLRPPSPSHWNQHLWLALDAPMDRQALNVTLQALYRQHDALRLQFTYEANGWRQTCLSADRPCDELLWWCQAADEAAVETLCEQTQQSLNIETGELFRVLYVQTPQQPDRMLLVIHHLAVDGVSWRILLDDLLNAYGQALTGAAITLPERSHNLSDWHQALEQWLQSKGEARLPFWQGQQPEKIDSALPTFAEKESVALSLGKDDTRRLLQDAPVKLGVSVPALLLTALTRTLKPSAMGASLAVRSAPEVGSESPSQDNQLVINLEGHGRETRLAPGLDLSRTLGWFTSLFPLRLPFDGDPRRNLFAVSQQLANTEADGGVGYGALRYLADSPLNDSTDAPVTFNYLGQYHNDALIQGFTPLSGGGKAQAEDNPMAAPLAINGQVVAGKLGLVWDFARSHYPRQQVQHLCSRYRQELLVLLDLADSPQEARADPALVTVLNSSADTPVLWCPHPVTGRTTGYQALAASLEGQWQVRGLQSRSFLESGWFDPSLSEMVERYYRTVRQAQPEGPYYLLGWSMGGAMSMELAHRLEQAGEEVAFVGLLDTYVPGHEVPEDQWSSPQAQQTLRAHLGMLLTCAPATALDDCMARLRDSKPAQWPQNFTQWLATQSIEAAVADSAAQLLHAWAVEQHLRDLCWGYQLPALHTPVHSWWASEPAGRAQALQRGLALCAELAHTETVSADHLTIVREPSLLQGLSVLLKCCKGGNALMDIPD, from the coding sequence CGCCATGGATGCGGTGGTTCGCCGACATGAGAGCCTGCGCACCCGTTTTGTAGAAGAGGATGGTGAAGGTTACCAGCGTATTGTCGCCGACACCCTGACGGTTGAGCAGCGGGATGCACGCGCGCTGGATGATGGTGACCGGCAGACCCTTGCGGATGAACACGCTAGCCGTCTCTTTGTGCTGGGCAGTGATTCTCCCTTGCGGGTGCAATTGCTGCAGCTGTCTGAGCAATGCTGGCGGTTGCAGCTGGTGATGCATCACCTGGTGTCCGATGGCTGGTCCATGGATGTGTTCTTTGCGGACTTGGCGCGGGCGTATCTCAGTGACTCCCCGTTGCCAGCCCTGGCTATTCAGTATGCGGATTACGCGCTTTGGCAGAAGGCCTGGTTGGATGCCGGTGAACGGGATCGGCAACTCAGCTATTGGCGTGAACAACTGGGCCATGATCAACAGGAGAGGGCCCAGCCACCCTTGCTGATTGCCCATGATAGGGCGCCGGCACAGACCGCCTTGCGTTCCGCCGCCAGTGTGCAGTGGTCTGTGCCGGCCCATTTACAGGGGCCGTTACAAGCGCTGGCGCGGGATAACGACACAACATTGTTCACGGTGGTGCTGGCGGCATGGCAATGGGCTCTGGCGTCTGTGAGTGGCCGTCGTGATATTCCGGTGGGTGTTCCGGTGGCCAACCGGGAGCGCGCCGAGGTAGACGCGCTGGTGGGTTTTTTTGTGAATACCTTGGTGCTACGGGGTAAGCCTCGGGCGGCGTTTACGGTGAATCAATGGGTAACCCAACTGCACCAGACTATGCTGGATGCCCAGGCTCATCAGGCGCTGCCGTTCGATCAACTGGTGGCTTTCTTGGCGCCACAGCGGGAGCCGGGCGAGACGCCGCTTTTTCAGGTTCTGTTCAATTATCAACGGCGTGATACAAAGGCGAGAAATCTCAGCGACAACGTCACCATTGTGCCGCTGGCTCAGGGGGTGCCGCATGCGTTGTTTGATCTGGCGCTTGATGCCCATGAGGGTGAAGGCGGCGCCTTATTGTTGACGCTGACCTATGCTGCCGATCGCTTTCATTCAGAAACGGTAGAGCGCCTGAAACAGGCTATGAATCAGGTGTTGACCGCATTCAGTCAGGGCCAGCACACGTTAGGCTCGATCAGTGTGGCAGAAAGCGATGTGTCCAGACTGCAAGAGTGGGGTCAGGGTGAAGGCGAGTGGCAAGCGACGAGTTTTGTGTCCTTATTCTCGCAGCAGGCGGCAGAGCGGGGCGATGCCATTGCGCTAGTGCACGGTGGCACTCGCGTGTCGTTTGCCGAACTGGACGCGCGCTCTAATCAGCTGGCCCGTTACTTGATGGGCCAAGGCGTGAAAGCGGATCAAGTGGTGGGGGTGTCGTTCGAACGCGGCGTCACCATGGTGGAAGCCTTTATTGCGGTGATGAAAGCCGGTGGCGCCTTCCTGCCGTTGGACCCGGGCTATCCGAAAGATCGTCTGCATTACATGCTCAAAGACAGCGGTGCCCGCTTGTTGCTTACCTCTTCAGCGTTGATTGGGGTTCTGCCTGAGGTTGCAACGGTTGCTCCAGTGGCGGTCGATCGTTTGTCGCTGAACGATTTCCCTGCGAATGCGTTGAATAACGAGCCGCACCCAGACCAGCTCGCCTATGTAATTTACACCTCCGGCTCCACCGGTAAGCCTAAAGGCGTGTCGTTGACCCATGCCGGGCTGAGCATGCATGTGCAAACGATCGGTAAGCGCTACGGCATGACGCCGGATGATGTGGAGCTGCAGTTTGCGTCCATTAGTTTTGATGGCGCGGTGGAGCGCTGGACAGTGCCGCTGGCCTTTGGCTCGCGGGTGGTAATTCGGGATCAGCAATTATGGAGTGCGCAACAAACTTGCGATGCGTTGCAAAAAGAAGGCGTCACCATCGCTTGCATTCCACCCAGTTACATGGGGCCGCTGCTGGACTGGATTGAGCAAGAAAAGCCGCCGTTGAACGTGCGTTCCTGGACATTGGGCGGTGAAGCGTTTACTCGGGAAACCTTCGAGCGGATGCAGCAGGTATTAAAGCCGCAACGCATTCTCAACGGTTACGGCCCGACAGAAACCGTGGTAACGCCGATGCTGTGGGCGGCCTATGAAGGCGATACGCTGAGCAGCGCCTACGCGCCCATTGGTCATGCGGTGGGGCCGCGAAAACTTTACGTGCTGGATCAGGATTTAAACCGTGTTCCTGTGGGCGTGGCGGGCGAGCTGTATATCGGTAACGAAGTGGGGCTGGCCCGTGGCTATCATCAGCGCCCAGACCTGACCGCCGAACGGTTTTTGCCTGACCCGTTTGGCGAACCCGGTGAGCGCATGTACCGCACCGGAGATTTAGTGAAGTACCGCGACGACGGGGTAATGGAATACCTGGGGCGGGTGGATCAGCAGGTAAAAATTCGCGGTTTCCGCATTGAGCTGGGAGAAATTGAAAGCCAGCTACTGGGCCATGAACAGATTCGTGAAGCCGTCGTGGTGGCACAGCCTTCCCCCACCGGTGATAGATTGGTTGGCTACATTGTGATGCGCAATGCAGCGCACTCTGTCCCCGGTGAGCATGAGCCACAAACGATTCTGGCTGCCCTGTCTGAGTCGCTGCCGGACTACATGGTGCCTAGCCAGTTAATCACGCTGGAAGCCATGCCGCTGACACCGGCGGGTAAAGTGGATCGCAAAGCCCTGCCGGTAGCGCAGTGGCACACGGCCAGTGAAGGGGCGCCGCCGCAAACCGATAACGAAAAGGTACTTGCGGACATTTGGCAGTCTCTGCTGGGCCGAAAAGGGGTGAGTCGTGATGATAATTTCTTTGCCCTGGGCGGCGATTCCATTTTGGCTTTGCAGGTGGTCAGCCGTGCTCGGCAACAGGGCTTGGCATTAACGCCTAAGGACCTTTTTGAACACCCGCGATTACACGATCTGGCGGCGTGCGCAGTGAACGCAGAGGCCTCGATTATTTCCCAGCAGCCCTTGCAGGGTGAGCTTGGTCTTCTGCCCATTCAACAGCATTTCTTTTCCCTGAGACCGCCTAGCCCTAGTCACTGGAACCAACATTTGTGGTTGGCGTTGGATGCGCCCATGGATCGCCAAGCACTGAATGTTACCTTGCAGGCGCTCTACCGGCAGCACGACGCGTTACGTCTGCAGTTTACTTATGAGGCGAATGGCTGGAGGCAAACCTGTTTGTCGGCGGACAGGCCCTGCGATGAATTATTGTGGTGGTGCCAGGCTGCTGACGAAGCGGCGGTCGAGACCCTGTGCGAGCAGACTCAGCAAAGCCTGAATATTGAAACCGGTGAACTGTTTCGTGTCCTTTACGTGCAAACGCCGCAGCAACCGGATCGAATGTTATTGGTGATTCATCACCTTGCAGTGGATGGCGTATCTTGGCGTATTTTGTTGGATGACCTGCTCAATGCCTATGGGCAAGCCTTAACGGGCGCGGCGATAACCCTGCCGGAGCGTAGCCATAATTTGAGCGATTGGCACCAGGCGCTGGAGCAATGGCTGCAGAGTAAAGGGGAAGCACGTTTGCCGTTCTGGCAGGGACAACAGCCGGAAAAAATAGACAGTGCCCTGCCCACCTTTGCGGAAAAGGAAAGCGTGGCCTTGTCGTTGGGCAAGGATGATACCCGCAGGTTGCTGCAGGACGCGCCTGTTAAGTTGGGCGTGTCCGTTCCCGCTCTATTGCTGACGGCGCTCACCCGGACGTTGAAACCTTCCGCTATGGGCGCCTCGCTGGCGGTGCGTTCCGCCCCTGAGGTTGGCAGCGAGTCGCCCTCACAAGACAATCAGCTCGTTATTAATCTGGAAGGCCATGGCCGTGAAACGCGCCTGGCTCCCGGTTTGGATTTGAGCCGTACCCTGGGTTGGTTCACCAGCCTCTTCCCGCTGAGGTTGCCGTTCGACGGCGACCCGCGCCGGAATCTTTTTGCGGTCTCGCAACAGCTGGCAAATACCGAGGCTGACGGCGGCGTGGGCTATGGCGCACTGCGCTATCTTGCCGACAGTCCGCTTAACGACAGCACCGATGCGCCAGTGACGTTCAACTATCTTGGCCAGTATCACAATGATGCGTTGATTCAGGGTTTCACTCCTTTGTCGGGCGGCGGTAAGGCTCAGGCAGAGGACAACCCCATGGCTGCGCCGCTGGCCATTAATGGTCAGGTGGTGGCGGGCAAGCTGGGGTTGGTTTGGGATTTTGCTCGCAGCCATTACCCGCGCCAGCAAGTACAGCACTTGTGCAGTCGTTATCGGCAGGAGCTGCTTGTCTTGTTGGACCTGGCCGACTCACCACAGGAAGCGCGGGCCGACCCGGCGTTGGTAACCGTGCTGAATAGCAGTGCAGATACGCCGGTGTTGTGGTGCCCCCATCCCGTGACGGGGCGCACAACCGGTTATCAAGCGCTGGCCGCCAGCCTGGAAGGGCAGTGGCAGGTGCGTGGCTTGCAATCACGCAGCTTCCTCGAGTCCGGCTGGTTCGATCCGTCGTTGAGTGAAATGGTAGAGCGGTATTACCGCACGGTGCGCCAGGCGCAACCTGAAGGCCCGTACTATTTATTGGGCTGGTCCATGGGAGGCGCCATGTCCATGGAGCTTGCCCACCGATTGGAGCAAGCCGGTGAAGAGGTAGCCTTTGTGGGGCTGCTGGATACCTATGTGCCGGGTCACGAAGTGCCGGAAGATCAGTGGTCGTCGCCACAGGCACAACAAACCTTGCGTGCACATTTGGGCATGCTACTGACTTGCGCGCCCGCTACCGCGTTAGACGATTGCATGGCGCGTTTGCGTGACAGCAAGCCCGCGCAATGGCCGCAGAACTTTACACAGTGGCTGGCTACGCAATCGATTGAGGCGGCGGTGGCAGACAGTGCTGCGCAGTTATTGCATGCCTGGGCTGTGGAGCAACATTTGCGGGATTTGTGTTGGGGTTATCAGCTGCCGGCATTGCATACCCCGGTGCACAGTTGGTGGGCCAGTGAGCCAGCGGGGCGCGCTCAGGCACTTCAACGCGGGTTAGCGTTATGTGCTGAACTTGCCCATACCGAGACAGTATCGGCGGACCACCTGACGATCGTGCGGGAGCCGTCCCTGTTACAGGGCCTGTCCGTTTTGCTGAAGTGTTGCAAGGGTGGCAACGCATTGATGGACATACCGGACTAA